A region from the Lates calcarifer isolate ASB-BC8 linkage group LG2, TLL_Latcal_v3, whole genome shotgun sequence genome encodes:
- the tshz3b gene encoding teashirt homolog 3b — protein MPRRKQQAPRRAAAYVPEDEKEAALLDEDLDGDDSAQEGEEPAAKFLCQDKDFLLKDRAGSTGFHDSPNAADFSGQELDSESHVSESSDRMSDFESSSLKNEDDVLLSKDPSNVLSLSSSSAMMAAANATAPVSGDEAILTTTGSVADSLEKMKAIYTSFLTNSYWSTLNLNLSQPPAEKPPRSHSSSSSSSSSSSCGSGGYDWHQTAMAKTLQQASQNHHNRLALVQHPTVAVSTASTEPNLFSTVQLYRQSSKLYGSIFTGASKFRCKDCSAAYDTLVELTVHMNETGHYRDDNHETDGEGAKRWSKPRKRSLLEMEGKEDAQKVLKCMYCGHSFESLQDLSVHMIKTKHYQKVPLKEPVTPVAAKIISTARKRAPVDLDIPSSPDSNGGTTPKPTSLNDSNDILQRVSNPYITPNNRYGHQNGASYAWQFESRKSQILKCMECGSSHDTLQELTAHMMVTGHFIKVTNSAIKKGKPIIESSTSAPTSNSTAEEKVQSVPLAATTFSPPPAPVPPPTSISPTSMAVEIKKEEKEEECTKESIINNGNNLNKEKKAGVEEEAEEKFDISSKYTYLTEEDLDESPKGGLDILKSLENTVTSAINKAQNGAPSWGGYPSIHAAYQLPNIMKLSLGNSGKSSPLKYMFPGGEILSPTGKSHPLMSPPSRQTSPLPKNNFHAMEELVKKVTEKVAKVEEKMREPSGGVRCSPLRRTTPSPCNSEAGDSAQGESPKENRVGSCKTPENTSGVEKVVGDGNGANHGDSNGDISKTESVENGVDSAAVTSPLPASLTGSTAIITDHPPPEQPFVNPLSALQSVMNAHLGKAAKPALPSLDPMSMLFKMSNSLAEKAAVAASTPPAQTRKPSNDHLDRYFYQQHLNNDQPIDLTKGKNADKNSSSGSLGSTGLSSTASTPSSIHPPSTVTMTKASAAVASFMSTSPLRENALSDISDMLRNLTESQTVSKSSTPTSQSERSDIEGVTQEETEDVSPAQKRKGRQSNWNPQHLLILQAQFASSLRQTSDGKYIMSDLSPQERMHISRFTGLSMTTISHWLANVKYQLRRTGGTKFLKNLDSGHPVFFCSDCASQIRSPSTYVSHLESHLGFRLRDLAKLSGEQLLSQISQHHQQRHTKGLSEKLLSNLHSSSHPLPSSLPTSISSSLPISLPSSLTTSLPPTESPSPSPDDDESGAMYQCKLCNRTFASKHAVKLHLSKTHGKSPEDHLMYVCELEKQ, from the coding sequence CATATGTCCCTGAAGATGAGAAGGAAGCAGCCCTGTTGGATGAAGACCTGGATGGAGATGACTCAGCTCAGGAAGGGGAGGAACCTGCTGCCAAGTTCCTATGTCAGGACAAGGACTTCCTTCTCAAGGACAGGGCAGGATCCACTGGCTTCCATGATTCCCCCAATGCTGCTGACTTTTCTGGTCAGGAGCTGGACAGTGAGTCTCACGTGAGCGAATCCAGTGATAGAATGTCCGATTTTGAAAGCTCCTCACTCAAAAATGAGGATGATGTCCTCCTCTCAAAAGACCCCTCAAATgtcctgtctttgtcttcctcctctgccatgATGGCTGCTGCCAATGCCACTGCCCCAGTAAGTGGAGATGAGGCCATATTAACAACAACAGGGTCTGTGGCTGACAGCCTGGAAAAGATGAAGGCCATTTACACCTCCTTCCTGACCAACTCATATTGGTCTACACTGAATCTGAACCTGAGCCAGCCCCCTGCAGAAAAACCCCCCaggagccacagcagcagcagtagtagcagcagtagcagcagctgtGGAAGTGGAGGCTATGACTGGCACCAGACAGCTATGGCTAAAACCCTCCAGCAGGCCTCACAGAACCACCACAACAGACTGGCCCTGGTTCAGCATCCCACAGTGGCTGTATCCACAGCATCTACAGAACCCAACCTCTTCAGTACCGTCCAGCTGTACCGGCAGAGCTCCAAGCTCTATGGTTCTATATTCACTGGTGCCAGCAAATTCCGCTGTAAGGACTGCAGTGCAGCCTATGACACACTTGTGGAGCTCACAGTACACATGAATGAGACAGGCCACTACCGCGATGATAACCATGAGACAGATGGTGAGGGTGCAAAACGGTGGTCAAAGCCCAGAAAGCGTTCCTTGTTAGAgatggaggggaaggaggaTGCACAAAAAGTTCTGAAGTGCATGTATTGTGGACACTCCTTTGAATCCCTTCAGGACTTAAGTGTCCACATGATCAAGACAAAACACTACCAGAAAGTGCCTCTGAAAGAGCCTGTTACACCAGTGGCAGCTAAGATTATCTCCACAGCTCGAAAGAGAGCCCCCGTTGACCTAGACATCCCTAGCTCACCTGACTCTAATGGAGGCACCACACCGAAGCCAACCTCCCTCAACGACTCTAATGACATACTCCAGAGGGTTTCCAACCCCTACATCACACCTAACAACCGTTATGGACACCAGAACGGTGCCAGCTATGCCTGGCAGTTTGAATCCAGGAAGTCACAGATCCTCAAATGCATGGAGTGTGGCAGCTCTCATGATACACTGCAAGAACTAACAGCTCACATGATGGTGACTGGACACTTTATTAAAGTCACCAACTCTGCTATTAAGAAAGGCAAACCCATTATAGAGTCATCCACCTCAGCGCCCACATCCAATTCAACAGCTGAAGAAAAGGTCCAGTCTGTTCCTCTGGCTGCGACAACCTTCTCCCCTCCACCTGCCCCAGTGCCTCCTCCAACCAGCATCTCCCCCACTTCCATGGCTGTGGAGataaaaaaggaggagaaagaggaggaatgcACTAAAGAGTCCATCATCAACAATGGTAACAATCTCAACAAGGAGAAAAAGGCAGGAGttgaggaggaggctgaggaaaAGTTTGATATTTCTTCAAAATACACTTATCTGACTGAAGAGGATCTGGATGAAAGTCCAAAAGGTGGTCTTGATATCCTCAAGTCCTTGGAGAACACAGTGACCTCAGCCATCAACAAAGCCCAAAATGGTGCTCCAAGCTGGGGTGGATATCCCAGTATCCATGCTGCGTATCAGCTCCCAAACATAATGAAGCTCTCTCTTGGTAATTCTGGGAAGAGCTCCCCCCTTAAATACATGTTCCCTGGTGGGGAAATCCTCTCTCCTACTGGTAAGAGCCATCCTTTGATGTCTCCTCCTAGCCGCCAGACCTCTCCGTTGCCCAAAAATAACTTCCATGCTATGGAGGAACTGGTcaagaaagtgacagagaaagtggccaaagtggaggagaaaatgagagagccCAGTGGTGGTGTGAGGTGCTCTCCTCTGAGACGTACCACACCGTCACCATGCAACAGTGAGGCCGGGGACTCAGCCCAAGGAGAGTCCCCCAAAGAAAATAGGGTAGGAAGCTGTAAGACTCCTGAGAATACAAGTGGAGTAGAAAAAGTAGTTGGAGATGGAAATGGAGCCAATCACGGAGATTCAAATGGAGATATTTCCAAAACAGAGTCTGTTGAAAATGGAGTGgattcagctgctgtgacatcacCCCTGCCTGCTTCCCTGACTGGCAGTACAGCTATCATTACAGACCATCCACCTCCAGAACAGCCATTTGTCAATCCTCTGAGTGCACTGCAGTCAGTAATGAATGCCCACCTGGGGAAGGCCGCTAAGCCTGCCCTGCCCTCCCTTGATCCAATGAGTATGTTGTTCAAGATGAGCAACAGTCTGGcagagaaagcagcagtggcTGCTTCCACCCCACCAGCACAGACCAGAAAACCCAGTAATGACCACTTAGACCGCTACTTCTACCAGCAACATTTAAACAACGACCAACCCATAGATCTCACCAAAGGCAAAAatgctgacaaaaacagcagtagCGGTTCCCTGGGTTCGACCGGTCTCTCTTCCACTGCTTCGACCCCATCTTCAATTCATCCCCCCTCCACTGTTACTATGACCAAAGCCTCAGCTGCTGTAGCTTCCTTCATGTCCACCTCCCCTTTAAGAGAAAACGCCCTGTCAGACATCTCTGACATGCTGAGGAACCTGACAGAAAGTCAGACTGTCTCCAAGTCCTCCACACCTACCAGCCAGTCCGAGCGCTCTGACATTGAAGGTGtcacacaggaggaaacagaagatGTTTCACCAGCCCAAAAACGTAAAGGCCGCCAATCCAACTGGAACCCtcaacacctcctcatcctaCAAGCCCAGTTTGCTTCAAGTCTAAGGCAAACAAGCGATGGCAAGTACATAATGTCAGACCTAAGCCCACAGGAGAGAATGCACATCTCCCGTTTCACTGGCCTCTCAATGACTACAATATCCCATTGGTTGGCTAATGTCAAGTACCAGCTTAGAAGAACCGGTGGCACCAAGTTCTTGAAAAACTTGGACTCAGGTCACCCAGTGTTCTTCTGCAGTGACTGTGCTTCTCAGATCCGCTCACCATCTACCTATGTCAGCCACTTGGAATCCCATTTGGGCTTCCGTCTGCGAGACTTGGCCAAACTTTCTGGTGAGCAGCTGCTCAGCCAGATATCACAACACCATCAACAACGCCACACCAAAGGACTTTCTGAAAAACTGCTCTCTAACCTTCACTCATCCAGCCACCCCTTACCCTCCTCTCTACCCACATCCATATCCTCTTCCTTACCCATCTCCCTACCCTCGTCCTTAACCACCTCTCTGCCCCCGACTGAATCCCCATCACCCTCCCCTGATGACGACGAAAGTGGGGCTATGTACCAATGCAAGCTCTGCAACCGGACTTTTGCAAGCAAGCATGCGGTCAAGCTTCACCTGAGCAAGACTCATGGGAAGTCCCCCGAGGACCATCTCATGTATGTCTGTGAGCTGGAAAAACAGTAG